A stretch of Gemmatimonas sp. DNA encodes these proteins:
- a CDS encoding GWxTD domain-containing protein — translation MSFLRAPSPDSTLTLLALSIPSRSLGFAREGDRYAAAYVARVQLRQGATVVRTIEATEQVRVPTFRETSRTDESIIWQQFLRLAPGRYTMTVSVKDESSIRSSSEEVSLQVPALAPGGLTTAIPVYEAIPRQTVDSLPRVLARPRSTVVYGIDSLLALYIDAVGSTPPGSVRVRAVGDAEIVGIDTVVELPQRGAGRSTTVGLPVNRMAIGINTIQVTAAGRTDTARTRVLVTLGEDVPIGTFDEMLAFLRWFTTPDQLRALRDADLADRATAWTTFLKATDPVPGTAEHEGLRDYFARIRTANLRFRDDAGAGWQSDRGTAFVALGDPDNIIDTGLLNPNERVRQQIWEYRELRIQLFFIDQTGFGRWRLSAQSRGDLDLAIRRKLGAR, via the coding sequence GTGTCGTTCCTCCGTGCGCCGTCGCCGGACAGTACGCTCACGCTGCTGGCGCTGTCGATCCCTTCACGCTCGCTGGGCTTTGCGCGCGAGGGCGACCGGTACGCGGCCGCCTACGTGGCCCGCGTGCAGCTGCGACAGGGAGCCACGGTCGTGCGCACCATCGAAGCCACGGAACAGGTGCGCGTTCCCACCTTCCGCGAAACGTCTCGTACCGACGAAAGCATCATCTGGCAGCAGTTCCTGCGGCTGGCGCCGGGACGCTACACCATGACGGTCAGCGTCAAGGACGAATCGAGCATCCGGAGCTCCAGCGAAGAGGTCTCGCTGCAGGTGCCAGCGTTGGCGCCGGGCGGCCTGACCACCGCCATACCCGTGTACGAGGCCATTCCGCGGCAGACGGTCGACTCGCTGCCGCGTGTTCTGGCGCGTCCGCGCTCCACGGTGGTATACGGCATCGACTCGCTGCTGGCGCTCTACATCGATGCGGTCGGCAGCACGCCACCGGGCAGTGTGCGCGTGCGCGCCGTGGGTGACGCCGAGATCGTGGGCATCGACACCGTCGTGGAACTGCCGCAGCGCGGGGCGGGGCGCAGCACCACCGTCGGGCTGCCCGTGAACCGCATGGCCATTGGCATCAACACCATTCAGGTCACGGCCGCCGGCCGCACCGACACGGCGCGCACGCGCGTCCTGGTCACCCTCGGCGAAGATGTGCCCATTGGCACATTCGACGAGATGCTCGCGTTCCTGCGCTGGTTCACCACACCCGATCAGCTCAGGGCGTTGCGCGATGCCGATCTCGCCGACCGCGCCACGGCCTGGACGACGTTTCTCAAGGCCACCGATCCGGTGCCCGGCACCGCTGAACACGAGGGGCTGCGTGATTACTTTGCCCGTATCCGCACCGCCAACCTCCGCTTCCGCGATGATGCCGGAGCCGGCTGGCAGTCGGATCGCGGCACCGCCTTCGTGGCGCTGGGCGATCCGGACAACATCATCGACACCGGGTTGCTGAATCCGAATGAGCGCGTCCGCCAGCAGATCTGGGAGTACCGCGAGCTGCGCATCCAGCTCTTCTTCATCGACCAGACCGGCTTTGGCCGCTGGCGCCTCTCGGCACAGAGCCGCGGCGACCTCGACCTCGCCATTCGTCGAAAGCTCGGCGCGCGCTGA
- a CDS encoding serine/threonine-protein kinase, producing the protein MAIETLVGTTMAGYTVRGKVGEGGTATVFRADHPTHGTVALKVLREKLQHDKTAVARFLREAQFGARVEHPNIVRTLDYGQSDTDRYYLAIEWAGGEILDKYAEKSGSLPCKEVAAIMAQICGAVQAAHDVGIVHRDLKPENIMYDPAARQVKLLDFGIAADTEAAPDQRLTRAGFFVGTLMYVAPEALSGELVGPAADQYSLATIAYYLLSGCLPYTGKSPRELFSQLLTQPPVSLNKAKPSLAFPAAVEAVVMKALSKTPAERYPSVMAFSDAFSDAANAEVTSSGAAPATAANDAGKDKGGLFGKMKGLFGR; encoded by the coding sequence GTGGCTATCGAGACGCTAGTCGGGACGACAATGGCCGGGTACACGGTACGTGGGAAGGTTGGTGAGGGTGGGACGGCAACCGTCTTCCGCGCCGACCATCCGACGCACGGTACCGTTGCCCTGAAGGTGCTGCGGGAGAAGTTGCAGCACGACAAGACCGCGGTGGCGCGCTTTCTCCGTGAAGCGCAGTTCGGTGCTCGGGTAGAACACCCCAACATCGTCCGCACCCTAGACTACGGTCAGTCGGACACCGATCGCTACTATCTCGCCATCGAATGGGCGGGTGGTGAGATTCTCGACAAGTACGCCGAAAAGAGCGGTTCTCTTCCCTGCAAGGAAGTGGCCGCCATCATGGCGCAGATCTGTGGTGCCGTTCAGGCCGCCCACGACGTGGGTATCGTCCATCGCGACCTGAAGCCGGAAAACATCATGTACGACCCGGCCGCACGGCAGGTCAAGCTGCTCGACTTCGGCATTGCCGCCGACACCGAGGCGGCCCCCGATCAGCGCCTCACCCGCGCCGGCTTCTTCGTGGGCACGCTCATGTACGTGGCCCCCGAGGCGTTGTCGGGCGAGCTGGTGGGACCGGCCGCCGACCAGTACTCGCTGGCGACAATCGCGTACTACCTGTTGTCGGGGTGCCTGCCCTACACCGGCAAGTCGCCGCGCGAGCTGTTCTCGCAGCTGCTCACGCAGCCGCCCGTGTCGCTCAACAAGGCCAAGCCGTCGCTCGCGTTCCCCGCCGCCGTCGAGGCCGTGGTCATGAAGGCGCTGTCCAAGACCCCGGCGGAGCGGTACCCGTCGGTCATGGCCTTCAGCGACGCCTTCAGCGACGCCGCGAACGCCGAGGTCACCAGCTCCGGCGCTGCGCCCGCCACCGCCGCCAACGATGCCGGCAAGGACAAGGGTGGGCTGTTCGGGAAGATGAAGGGACTGTTCGGACGTTGA
- the pyrE gene encoding orotate phosphoribosyltransferase, producing MTTSDTSLARYSARLIALLAERSAKRGDFVLASGRRSSLYVDCRLTAMHPEGQLLIGRVGLATLRHSGWPVDSVGGLTLGADPIAYAIAHASALAAEAGTGEMVRAFTVRKEAKQHGTGKLIEGPFQSGDRVVVVEDVITTGGSALRAVEAVRAAGGVVVGVLALVDRQEGGREAIEVAAGVPVISLVTAEQLGPLIG from the coding sequence TTGACCACTTCGGACACGTCGCTCGCCCGATATTCCGCACGACTGATCGCCCTGCTGGCTGAACGTTCGGCCAAGCGGGGTGATTTTGTGCTCGCCTCGGGACGTCGCTCCTCGCTGTACGTGGACTGCCGCCTCACGGCCATGCACCCCGAGGGACAGCTGCTCATTGGGCGGGTCGGCCTGGCGACGCTTCGCCACAGTGGCTGGCCGGTCGATTCGGTAGGCGGGTTGACCCTGGGAGCCGATCCGATCGCGTATGCCATCGCCCACGCCAGCGCCCTGGCGGCCGAGGCGGGTACCGGGGAGATGGTTCGGGCCTTTACCGTGCGCAAGGAAGCCAAGCAGCATGGTACCGGCAAGCTCATCGAGGGCCCGTTCCAGTCTGGCGACCGGGTGGTCGTGGTGGAGGATGTGATCACCACCGGGGGGTCGGCGCTCAGGGCCGTCGAGGCCGTGCGCGCTGCCGGCGGCGTGGTGGTTGGTGTGCTGGCGCTGGTTGACCGCCAGGAAGGCGGGCGCGAGGCCATCGAGGTGGCGGCGGGGGTACCGGTGATCAGCCTGGTCACGGCGGAACAGCTCGGGCCGCTGATCGGATAA
- a CDS encoding methyl-accepting chemotaxis protein, translating into MTASARPRATPLSSSRLPTPRAGVRAVALPSAVLFEEERAKDLATFRQAGKRRLWSTVVIAVVLVAAMQLGLARVPLATVATLVATALALNGALSALGRSPALYRRWLKYVFAVFDAALISSVVFLFGAPVLVLAYVLAIVPYSFDRGPALGYATTAASVTGFLVASLAHNAAVPQNATPLPQILLAAGLLVVIAQQVIQMPSRLIARLRRTRERMAQVERGDLAVRADARHADELGFLERSFNGMLDELQLLIEMVQREADELAGVASQVYGAASTLQRRAGEVAGGAHALREELEAQQAHAAAGVHTGHEARRTADAARRTADVTAADAHVVDNVAAASREAIERAAQALVRVGRDVTATAATVRALQPASEQVGRFVETVSRIARQTNMLALNAAIEASRAGEDGLGFAVVADEIRALSVESALAAKRVAATVQRVRDEIDTAVLAMDTTAHEVQGAGTIARDATRALSSMVDGITRITKQSDEVAALAQTQATLSASAAMAFDALELSAQRASSGARAAADGSDAQRASIGELSRSAQQLTQAAARLRVLARRHTAEFPAV; encoded by the coding sequence ATGACCGCCTCCGCCCGTCCCCGCGCCACCCCGCTGTCGTCGTCGCGATTGCCCACCCCGCGCGCCGGCGTGCGCGCCGTGGCCCTGCCCTCGGCCGTGCTGTTCGAGGAAGAGCGCGCCAAGGACCTGGCCACGTTCCGCCAGGCGGGCAAGCGGCGCCTCTGGAGCACGGTGGTCATTGCCGTGGTCCTGGTGGCGGCCATGCAGCTGGGGCTGGCGCGTGTGCCCCTGGCCACGGTGGCCACCCTGGTCGCCACCGCCCTCGCCCTCAACGGTGCGCTGTCGGCGCTCGGGCGCTCGCCGGCACTCTACCGCCGGTGGCTCAAGTATGTCTTTGCCGTCTTCGACGCCGCGCTGATCAGCAGTGTGGTGTTCCTGTTCGGCGCCCCCGTGCTCGTGCTGGCGTACGTGTTGGCCATCGTGCCGTACTCGTTCGATCGGGGGCCGGCGCTGGGGTACGCCACCACGGCCGCTTCCGTCACCGGCTTTCTCGTGGCGAGCCTTGCCCACAACGCGGCGGTCCCGCAGAACGCCACCCCGCTGCCGCAGATCCTGCTGGCGGCCGGACTGCTCGTGGTCATTGCGCAGCAAGTCATTCAGATGCCGTCGCGGCTGATCGCGCGGTTGCGCCGAACGCGTGAGCGCATGGCGCAGGTGGAGCGTGGGGATCTCGCGGTGCGCGCCGATGCCCGGCACGCCGACGAGCTGGGTTTTCTCGAGCGCAGCTTCAATGGCATGCTCGACGAGCTGCAACTGCTCATTGAAATGGTGCAACGGGAAGCGGATGAACTCGCGGGCGTAGCCTCGCAGGTGTACGGCGCAGCCAGTACGCTGCAGCGACGCGCCGGTGAGGTGGCGGGCGGGGCGCACGCCCTGCGCGAGGAGTTGGAGGCGCAGCAGGCACACGCCGCCGCCGGCGTGCACACTGGTCATGAGGCGCGGCGCACAGCCGATGCCGCGCGCCGCACGGCGGACGTCACGGCCGCCGACGCGCACGTGGTGGATAACGTGGCCGCGGCCAGCCGCGAGGCCATCGAGCGGGCGGCGCAGGCGCTGGTGCGGGTGGGCCGAGACGTCACGGCCACGGCCGCCACGGTGCGTGCCCTGCAGCCGGCCTCCGAACAGGTGGGTCGATTCGTGGAGACCGTCTCCCGCATCGCGCGCCAGACCAACATGCTCGCCCTGAACGCCGCCATCGAGGCCTCACGCGCAGGTGAGGACGGGTTGGGGTTCGCGGTCGTGGCCGACGAGATTCGCGCGCTGAGTGTGGAGAGTGCCCTCGCCGCGAAGCGGGTAGCGGCCACCGTGCAGCGCGTGCGTGACGAGATTGACACGGCGGTGCTGGCCATGGACACCACCGCCCACGAAGTTCAGGGAGCCGGCACCATTGCTCGTGATGCCACGCGGGCGCTGTCGAGCATGGTGGACGGAATCACCCGCATCACGAAGCAGAGCGACGAAGTCGCCGCACTGGCGCAGACCCAGGCCACCCTGTCGGCCTCGGCGGCCATGGCATTCGATGCGCTCGAGCTGTCGGCGCAGCGGGCCTCCAGCGGCGCCCGGGCGGCGGCCGATGGCTCCGATGCGCAGCGGGCCAGCATTGGGGAGCTCTCGCGCAGTGCCCAGCAGCTCACGCAGGCCGCTGCGCGGCTCCGGGTGCTGGCGCGGCGTCACACGGCGGAGTTCCCTGCGGTGTGA
- a CDS encoding helix-turn-helix domain-containing protein yields MSTSYQARPRGASAVVTFVTPSEQQRVDALTNGRCVAMHRDTLDQVLHDLRTHSVSAVIVSVSRYQQQYAPSMARLVREFPRVPAVALLTGNEARSSAALLSLGQHGVRTLVDARDPAGWRTLRTLVTTEYVQDIDTRAIAVLRRDLQGAVSASVRFFETLFTVPRSLTTVQQLARHMGVLPTTLMSRFVRHGIPTPKRYLASARMVRAAHLLENPGCSITQAAFLMEYSSPQSFSRHLSGTLRIGAAEFRRRHTGESMLEMMRDQLVLPYLTQLREFDPFASPPAWLSRAPEPHAPEPYPATAISAPVHHHTAGNSAV; encoded by the coding sequence ATGTCCACGAGCTACCAGGCGCGCCCACGCGGCGCGTCCGCCGTCGTCACCTTCGTCACCCCATCCGAACAGCAACGCGTCGATGCCCTGACGAACGGCCGTTGTGTGGCGATGCACCGCGACACTCTTGATCAGGTGCTGCACGACCTGCGAACACATTCGGTGTCCGCCGTCATCGTGTCGGTGTCGCGCTATCAGCAGCAATACGCCCCCTCCATGGCGCGACTCGTTCGGGAGTTTCCGCGCGTCCCCGCCGTTGCCCTGCTCACCGGCAACGAAGCCCGCAGCTCGGCCGCCCTGCTCTCGCTCGGCCAACATGGGGTGCGCACGCTCGTCGATGCGCGCGACCCGGCCGGATGGCGCACGCTGCGGACGCTGGTCACCACCGAGTACGTACAGGATATCGACACCCGCGCCATCGCCGTTCTGCGGCGCGATCTGCAGGGAGCGGTGTCTGCCAGCGTGCGCTTCTTCGAGACGCTCTTTACCGTGCCGCGCAGTCTCACCACCGTGCAACAGCTGGCTCGGCACATGGGCGTCCTTCCCACCACGCTCATGAGTCGGTTCGTCCGCCACGGCATTCCCACACCCAAGCGCTACCTGGCATCCGCCCGCATGGTGCGCGCAGCCCACCTCCTCGAGAACCCGGGGTGCAGCATCACCCAGGCGGCCTTCCTCATGGAGTACTCCTCGCCACAGAGCTTCTCCCGTCATCTCTCCGGTACCCTGCGCATTGGCGCCGCCGAGTTTCGTCGTCGGCACACCGGCGAGAGCATGCTGGAGATGATGCGGGACCAGTTGGTGCTGCCGTATCTCACCCAGCTGCGCGAATTCGACCCCTTCGCGTCACCGCCCGCGTGGTTGTCGCGCGCGCCGGAGCCGCATGCGCCGGAGCCGTACCCAGCAACGGCAATCAGCGCGCCAGTACACCATCACACCGCAGGGAACTCCGCCGTGTGA